One Gadus chalcogrammus isolate NIFS_2021 chromosome 4, NIFS_Gcha_1.0, whole genome shotgun sequence DNA segment encodes these proteins:
- the LOC130381320 gene encoding growth arrest and DNA damage-inducible protein GADD45 beta-like isoform X1, whose protein sequence is MQTIVTCGNSAQQMESTGKALKEALVSAQSEERLTIGVYESAMIMNDDPDSVSFCVLAVDEDFECDIALQIHFTLIQSFCFDNEISIVRVSNMQRLAQIVGDEAGQFKDAHCLLITNPTDGSWEDPSLEKLHLFCQESRGQNDWLPEVALFER, encoded by the exons ATGGAGTCTACTGGCAAAGCCCTGAAGGAAGCTCTTGTCTCTGCTCAAAGCGAAGAGCGTCTGACCATTGGAGTCTATGAGAGTGCCATGATCATGAATGA TGATCCGGACAGCGTGTCCTTCTGCGTGCTGGCCGTGGACGAGGACTTTGAGTGCGACATCGCTCTGCAGATCCACTTCACCCTCATCCAGTCCTTCTGCTTCGACAACGAGATAAGCATCGTGCGCGTGAGCAACATGCAGCGCCTGGCCCAGATCGTGGGCGACGAGGCCGGACAGTTCAAAGACGCCCACTGCCTCCTCATCACg aaCCCCACCGACGGCTCATGGGAGGACCCGTCTCTGGAGAAGCTGCACCTGTTCTGCCAGGAGAGCCGCGGGCAGAACGACTGGCTGCCGGAGGTCGCCCTCTTCGAGCGCTGA
- the LOC130381320 gene encoding growth arrest and DNA damage-inducible protein GADD45 gamma-like isoform X2, with protein sequence MESTGKALKEALVSAQSEERLTIGVYESAMIMNDDPDSVSFCVLAVDEDFECDIALQIHFTLIQSFCFDNEISIVRVSNMQRLAQIVGDEAGQFKDAHCLLITNPTDGSWEDPSLEKLHLFCQESRGQNDWLPEVALFER encoded by the exons ATGGAGTCTACTGGCAAAGCCCTGAAGGAAGCTCTTGTCTCTGCTCAAAGCGAAGAGCGTCTGACCATTGGAGTCTATGAGAGTGCCATGATCATGAATGA TGATCCGGACAGCGTGTCCTTCTGCGTGCTGGCCGTGGACGAGGACTTTGAGTGCGACATCGCTCTGCAGATCCACTTCACCCTCATCCAGTCCTTCTGCTTCGACAACGAGATAAGCATCGTGCGCGTGAGCAACATGCAGCGCCTGGCCCAGATCGTGGGCGACGAGGCCGGACAGTTCAAAGACGCCCACTGCCTCCTCATCACg aaCCCCACCGACGGCTCATGGGAGGACCCGTCTCTGGAGAAGCTGCACCTGTTCTGCCAGGAGAGCCGCGGGCAGAACGACTGGCTGCCGGAGGTCGCCCTCTTCGAGCGCTGA